The DNA window CCTTGGCGGCGGTATTTTCGAAAATTGCCTCGTTGTTGAACAGCTTGCCAGAGGCTGCATCGGCATAGCAACAAGCTTTGCGGCCAGCGGCCTGGGGGCCTATCCCATTTTGCTTTTCGGCAGCCATGAACTTAAAAAGAAATATCTTCCTGAAATCGCATCAGGGAAAAAGCTTGCCGCCTTTGCCCTGACTGAACCGGGTGCCGGCAGTGACGTTTCTGCCATAAGGACCCGGGCCGTTCGTGTAGGGGACGAATACATCATCACGGGAACGAAACAGTGGATTACCAACGGCGGGGAAGCGGACATATACTCCGTTTTTGCCGTAACCGACCCCACCAAAGGCCCGCGTGGTGCGAGCTGTTTTGTTGTGGAGAAAGGGGATCCTGGTTTTACCTTCGGTAAGAAAGAGAAGAAGTTAGGCATCAGGGCTTCTGCAACTCGGGAGCTTGTCTTCAACGAGTGCCGTATTCCAAAAGATCGGCTCATTGGCCGTGAGGGTATGGGGTTCATCATAGCTATGAAGACCTTCGACAAGTCCCGTCCGGGGATCGGTGCCCTGGGCCTGGGGCTTGCTCAGGAAGCCCTGGATATAGCGGTTGAATATGCCAGGAAACGAGTTCAGTTCGGAAAACCCATTGTATCCTTTCAGGCCATTCAGCATAAAATAGCCAACATGGCTACAAAGCTGGAAGCTGCCAGGGCTCTGATATATTCTGCAGCTCGATATCTGGATACCGATCCCAGGGATGCCAGCAAAATTGCGGCAATGTGCAAGGTCTTTGCCAGCGATGTTGCCGTCGAAGTTGCCCTCGAGGCCGTTCAGATTCTCGGCGGGTATGGTTACATGAGAGATTACCCGACGGAGAAATTGCTGAGGGATGCGAAAATACTTCAGATTTACGAAGGAACGAACGAAATACAGCGGAACATAATCGGACAGGAATTGAACAAAGAATACGGTCGCAAGAAAGAATCCCTGATTTAAAAGAAGGGTTGTGCCATGCATATAGTTGTGTGCATCAAACAGGTGCCGGAAACACAGAATGTGCGTATAGATCCGGAGACCAATACCCTCGTTCGCCAGGGTGTAGCTTCCATGTTGAATCCCTTCGACTACTTTGCCCTGGAAGCTGCCTTAAGGCTCAAAGATCACAACCCCGAAATTAGAATAACCGCCGTTACAATGGGCCCTCCTCAGGCAAAAGATGTGCTTATAGAGGCTCTTTCGAGAGGTGTCGATGATGCAGTGCTGTTGAGCCATAGGGCCTTTGCAGGTGCCGACACGTGGGCGACTTCCTATACTCTTGCGGCAGCCATAAGAAAACTGGGGCCGGTAGATCTGGTTATATGTGGGAAACAGGCCGTTGACGGCGATACCGCACAGGTCGGCCCGGAGCTGGCTACCATTCTGGATATTCCTTACGCAACCTGTGTGAAAGGTTTTGAACCCCTTGATGGAGGACATCTCAAGGTAGTCCGTCAGACCGATGAAGGCATGGCCGTCTGGAAGCTACCTTTACCCGCCCTGATTACCGTTCTCAAAGATGTTGGCAATCCCCGCCCGCGCTCCTATCGGGCAACCTTGAGGGCAAGAAGGTATGAAATCCCCGTATGGGGTCCTCAGGATCTCAATTTGAAGGAAGACGATGTGGGCCTCAGAGGGTCCTTTACGCAGGTTATAAGGGTTTTCAGTCCGGAGAGAAAAGGAGATCGAATTATCCTCGAAGGGTCGATTGAGCAACAGGTTGAACAGCTCTATGAATGGCTTAAAAGCAAGAGGATACCGGGGTTATGAAGGCTATAATCGATAAGCGGCGATGCACGGCCTGTGGCGAATGCGCTCAGGTCTGCCCTGTAGAAGCCATATCGGTTGGCGAGGAATATGCCGAAGTTTCGGATGATTGTACTCTTTGTGGCATCTGTGTTGATACGTGCCCGGAAGAGGCCATAAGCTTACCGGAGGTTGGAAAAGGGGCAAGAGAAGGTATTGACGAGTATCGAGGCATCTGGGTTTTTGCCGAATGGCGGCACGGAGAAATACATCGAGTGACCTATGAACTCCTCACGACGGGAAGGAAACTTGCCCGTAAAAAGGGAGTCCCACTGGGGGCGGTATTGCTCGGTTATCAATTAAAAGGCCTTGAAGAGAGGCTTTTCGAATATGGTGCCGAAATAGTCTATGTGGTTGATCATCCGGAGTTGCAGTACTTCAGAGACGATGTGTACGGTAACGTGCTGGCAGAACTGGTAAGGCGCTACAAACCCGAGATTCTCCTTGCCGGTGGTACTTCAACGGGTCGCTCCTTCATTCCCAGAGTAGCGGCCTTGCTGAAAACAGGCCTGACCGCCGACTGTACGGAACTTGACATTAACGACGAGGGACTGCTTGTACAAACCCGCCCCGCCTTCGGTGGTAACATAATGGCGTCAATACTCTGTCCCAATACCCGTCCGCAGATTGCAACAGTGCGCCCCAAGGTTATGAAGGCAGAAAGAGCATCCGAAGTGGCGAAAGGTGTTGTGGAATCGGTTGAACTTCCGGGAGAATTTTTCAAATCCCGTATTGAAGTACTGGAGGAACGGGTTTTGAAAGGCCCCTCGGCATCTCTTGTGGAGTCAGATGTGGTAATTTCAGGAGGCCGTGGTTTGCGGCGCAAGGAAAACTTTAACATGCTCTACGAACTGGCGGAGCTACTTAACGGGGCTGTTGGGGCAAGTCGAGGAGCCGTAGAAGCTGGTTTCGCCGATCCGTCACAGCAGGTTGGGCAGACCGGCCGCACCGTTGCCCCCATACTGTACATGGCCGTTGGTATTTCCGGAGCGATACAGCATATTGTGGGTATGCAGGGATCTCAGGTGATAGTGGCTGTAAACAAAGACCCCGAAGCTCCGATCTTTGAAGTATGTCATTGCGGCGTCGTGGCCGATTTGTTCGAATTCGTTCCGGCCTTTATCAAAAAGATAAAGAAGGAGCGGGGAGAGGAGGCGTAAGGAATAATGAGCGAGACCCGTGTTGCTGTGGTTACGGGAGGAAGCCGGGGGATTGGCAGAGCCGTGGCGCTTGGTCTTGCAAAGGCGGGAATGGATGTCGTCATAAACTTTAGAAGCAATAAGGACAGGGCGAAAGAGGTAGCCGGGGAAATCGAAAAAATAGGTCGAAAAGCCTATTTGTTTCCCTTTGATGTCTCAAAGGAAGAGGAAGTAAAAGAAGGTTTCAGGGCAATCCTGGAACAGTGCGGGCGGGTTGATGTCCTCGTGAATAATGCCGGCATTACGGCCGACAATTTGACGGTGTTAATGAAGCCCGATGAATGGCACGCCGTAATAAGAACCAACTTGAACAGTGTGTTTTTCTGTTCTCAGGCCGTCATTAAGCCCATGCTCAGAAAAAAATGGGGAAGGATTATCAACATAACCTCGGTTATAGGATTTATCGGAAATGCCGGACAGGCAAATTATGCCGCAGCGAAGGCCGGCATAGTTGGGTTTACCAAATCTCTGGCCAGAGAACTTGCATCCAGGAATATAACGGTAAATGCCGTTGCTCCCGGTTACATAGAAACGGACATGACGGCGGAGCTACCGGATGATATGAAAAAAAATCTACTTTCTCAAATCCCCATGGGGCGAACCGGAACGCCCGAAGACGTTGCAGCAGCGGTCAGGTTTCTTGCATCCGATGAAGCGGCTTACATAACAGGACAGGTGATCCACGTTAACGGTGGAATGTTCATGTAACAGGGGGAAGAACCGGTGATGGTTAAGAGGAGGGAACCCAGAAGGGTTGTGGTCACGGGAATAGGGCTTGTTACGCCCCTTGGTATAGGCGTGGAAGAAAACTGGCAGGCTCTCGTTGCCGGACGTTCTGGTATAGGGCCTATTACGCGGTTTGACGCCAGCGATTTTGCTACGAAATTCGCGGGTGAAGTTAAGAATTTCAGAGGAGAGGATTTCATTCCGAAGAAAAACCTGAAAAACATGGACATTTTTTTGCAATATTCTCTGGCAGCCGCCCGCCTTGCAGCAGAAGATGCCAATATATCCATATCCGATGAGCTGTCCCCCAGAGTTGGGGTTATAATGGGATGTGGCCTTGGAGGTCTCACCACCATAGAAGAGACCCACAAGATTATGCTGGAAAAAGGGCCCCGGAGGATCAGCCCTTTCTTCATCCCGATGCTTATAGGGAATATGGCTCCCGGTCTGATTTCCATTCAACATAATGCAAAAGGACCCAATCTTTCCATCCAGACTGCCTGTGC is part of the Thermodesulforhabdus norvegica genome and encodes:
- a CDS encoding electron transfer flavoprotein subunit beta/FixA family protein, which produces MHIVVCIKQVPETQNVRIDPETNTLVRQGVASMLNPFDYFALEAALRLKDHNPEIRITAVTMGPPQAKDVLIEALSRGVDDAVLLSHRAFAGADTWATSYTLAAAIRKLGPVDLVICGKQAVDGDTAQVGPELATILDIPYATCVKGFEPLDGGHLKVVRQTDEGMAVWKLPLPALITVLKDVGNPRPRSYRATLRARRYEIPVWGPQDLNLKEDDVGLRGSFTQVIRVFSPERKGDRIILEGSIEQQVEQLYEWLKSKRIPGL
- the fabG gene encoding 3-oxoacyl-[acyl-carrier-protein] reductase, with translation MSETRVAVVTGGSRGIGRAVALGLAKAGMDVVINFRSNKDRAKEVAGEIEKIGRKAYLFPFDVSKEEEVKEGFRAILEQCGRVDVLVNNAGITADNLTVLMKPDEWHAVIRTNLNSVFFCSQAVIKPMLRKKWGRIINITSVIGFIGNAGQANYAAAKAGIVGFTKSLARELASRNITVNAVAPGYIETDMTAELPDDMKKNLLSQIPMGRTGTPEDVAAAVRFLASDEAAYITGQVIHVNGGMFM
- a CDS encoding electron transfer flavoprotein subunit alpha → MKAIIDKRRCTACGECAQVCPVEAISVGEEYAEVSDDCTLCGICVDTCPEEAISLPEVGKGAREGIDEYRGIWVFAEWRHGEIHRVTYELLTTGRKLARKKGVPLGAVLLGYQLKGLEERLFEYGAEIVYVVDHPELQYFRDDVYGNVLAELVRRYKPEILLAGGTSTGRSFIPRVAALLKTGLTADCTELDINDEGLLVQTRPAFGGNIMASILCPNTRPQIATVRPKVMKAERASEVAKGVVESVELPGEFFKSRIEVLEERVLKGPSASLVESDVVISGGRGLRRKENFNMLYELAELLNGAVGASRGAVEAGFADPSQQVGQTGRTVAPILYMAVGISGAIQHIVGMQGSQVIVAVNKDPEAPIFEVCHCGVVADLFEFVPAFIKKIKKERGEEA
- a CDS encoding acyl-CoA dehydrogenase family protein; translation: MDYFLTEEQKILQEIAYEVTRDYIRPVRAELDEAEEFPWEVLKVLAKTDLFGVCIPEEYGGLGGGIFENCLVVEQLARGCIGIATSFAASGLGAYPILLFGSHELKKKYLPEIASGKKLAAFALTEPGAGSDVSAIRTRAVRVGDEYIITGTKQWITNGGEADIYSVFAVTDPTKGPRGASCFVVEKGDPGFTFGKKEKKLGIRASATRELVFNECRIPKDRLIGREGMGFIIAMKTFDKSRPGIGALGLGLAQEALDIAVEYARKRVQFGKPIVSFQAIQHKIANMATKLEAARALIYSAARYLDTDPRDASKIAAMCKVFASDVAVEVALEAVQILGGYGYMRDYPTEKLLRDAKILQIYEGTNEIQRNIIGQELNKEYGRKKESLI